ATAAATTTGCTACAAATCCACAAAATTTAGAGATATATGCACTAAACGATGGAGATATGATAAGTGCAAATGAGCCAGTTTTAAAGATAAGTGGGGCTTATGAGGATTTTGGTTGGTTGGAAAATATCATAGATGCTACGCTTACTCGCCGTAGCAGTGTCGCGACAAATGTCTATCGCACGTTAAAAGTAGCTAACGGTAAGATTGTATTTTCTATGGCGGATAGACAAGATGAGATCGTTACTCAGATAGGTGATGGATATGCGACTTATGTTGCAGGGATAGATAGAGTTTCTACTGATGCACAGGGCTTTTGGTGGGGCGGAACTGGCATGGGGACTATGCCACACGCACTTATACAGATGTGTGAAGGAGATGTAGTAAAGGCGTGTGAAATTTACGCTACGACCTTTCCTGATGAGCAAGTAACTGCACTAGTTGATTATAATAATGATGTAATAACTGACGCTATAAAAGCGGCAAATGCGTTAAAAGACCGTCTTGGTGCGGTGCGTGTGGATACATCTAAAAATTTGATAGATAGGTTTTTTGATGGTAAAGATGTGAGTGGATTTGATCCGCATGGAGTTTGTAGGGAGCTTATATTTGCGCTTAGAGACGAACTTGATATACACGGATTTAACCACGTTAAAATAGTCGTTAGCTCAGGGTTTACACCTGAAAAGATTGCTGAATTTGAGCGTTATGGTACACCTGTGGATATCTACGGTGTTGGTAGTTATAGCGTGATAAACACAACTTGTGGTTTTACAGGTGACTTAGTTGGGTTAAACGGCAAAGCCCAGGCAAAATTTGGACGTCAAAATATCAGCTCAAATCGTCTTGAAAAAGTAGAATTTATAGATAAAATTTAAATATAAATTTAGCCAAAACGATGACAAAGATAGCGATAGCTTAAATCATAAGCATAAATTTGGTATTATGTTTAAAATTTATATTAAGGTAAATGTTCTAAAAGGATAAAATTTGATAAATTTAAAAGATATAAGCGTCGCTCACTCGCCAGATGCGGATGATGTTTTTATGTATCAGGCGATCAAATTTGGCTGGATTAGTAGTAAAAATTTAAAATTTTCAAATGTCGCACTAGATATACAAACGCTTAATGATGAAGCCTTAAAAGGCACTTATGACGCCACTGCCATTAGCTTTTCGCTCTATCCGTTAATCAAAGATGACTATGCACTTTTGCGTTGTGCGGTGAGTTTTGGTGATGGCTATGGGCCAAAGCTAGTTAAAAAAAGGGGTGTTAAACTAAAGCGAAATTCCCGTGTCGCACTATCAGGGGCTCACACGACAAATGCCTTACTATTTCGCGTAGCATATCCTGATACACGGGTAGTCTATAAAAATTTCTTAGAGATTGAAAATGCTGTGCTTAGTGGTGAGGTAGATGCTGGAGTGCTGATACATGAGAGTATTTTAAATTTCAGCGATGAATTAGAAGTTGAGCGTGAGATATATGATATTTGGCGTGAACTTGGGGGCGATGGTATGCCGTTGCCACTTGGCGGTATGGCACTTCGCAGAAGTTTAACGATAACTGACGCCATAGAGTGCGAGAGGGTACTAACAAAGGCGGTGCGTATTGCAACCTCGCATAAGCCATTTTTATCACATATGCTAATGGAGCGAAACTTGGTACGTGTAGGTAAAGAGCAACTAAAAGCTTATCTAAATTTATATGCAAATGAAAGCTCAATTAGTATGGATTCATTTGCGATAAATGCCGTAAATAAACTATTTGAGATAGGTTATAGGTATGGATTTTACGCTGAATGTATCAATGCAAACGACTATCTGATTCCAACTGAATACAACGATATAAGGTTTGCTTAAATGCAAAGTATGCTCGTTTCGCTAGGTATTGAGACTTTTAAGATAGCTCTTTATTTAAGCCTTCCTATGCTACTTAGCGGACTTATTGCTGGACTTCTTATATCTATATTTCAAGCGACTACACAGATAAATGAGACTACGCTTAGCTTTGTGCCAAAGATCATTTTAGTTGTTGTTGTGATTATATTTTTGATGCCGTGGATGATCTCGCTAATGGTGGAATTTACAACAAGAATGATAGAGTATATACCTGAGTTTGTGCGATGACGCGAGTGATTGACTTTACCAAATTTAGCTCGGTACGTATCGGTGGGGTGCATGAAGTAGCCGTTATAAACTCGCCTGTTGAAAGTCTTTGTGGTGCAGTTTTAATAGGCGGTGCTAATAATCTTCTCGTTTCACCAAATCCACCAAAAATGGCGATATTAGGCGATGCATTTGATTATATAAATTTAAACGGCGATGAGCTAGAGATCGGAGCTGCGATAAAGAGCAGTAGAATCTATAACTTCGCAAAACAGCATAATATAGCGAATTTTGAGTTTTTAAAAAATATTCCGGGTACTTTGGGCGGACTAGTTAAGATGAATGCTGGACTTTGTGGGTTTAGCATAAGTGACACACTCACGCAGGTGCATTTGGGGCGTGGCTGGGTTAGTCGTGATGAGATAGGCTTTTCGTATCGTTTTAGTAGTATTAGTGAGCCGATATTTGGGGCTAAATTTAAAGTTAAGAGTGGATTTAGCGAAGTAAGGGCAAATGAGTTTGCCACAAAGCGTTCAAATCAGCCAAGGGGTGCTAGTTTTGGTAGCTGTTTTGTCAATCCAAGTGGAGATTATGCTGGACGATTACTAGAGGCTGTAGGGTTAAAAGGACACATTATAGGTGGTGCGAAATTTAGCGAACAACACGCAAATTTTTTGATAAATTTTAACAATGCTACATTTGATGATGCGATGAGTCTTATAAGCTTAGCCAAAGAGCTAGTTTTAGTGGAGTTTGGTGTAGAGCTAAAAACTGAAGTTGTAGTGCTTTAAGGATAGAGGTGAAAGAGATAATAACTGAGTTATCAACGATGTCAGTCATCTTTGCACTCGTCTGTATTTTTGCTTTTTTTAGAGCAAGACAGCAACAAAGAGTGAAAAATCCAAATTTAGATGAGAGCTTAAAAGAGTTTGCTGCTATTTTTGGTGTCAGAGATATAAATGCTATAAATTTAAAAGATCTTTTAAAGCAGTTGGCAAAGCGGAATTTAGTAATACAATTTAGTAAATTTACTAGCCAAAATGAGTTTATAAATTTAATAAGCTCACAAAATTTAAAAGAGCAAATTTGTGAGAGTAATGAGATTATATCACAGGAGTTTATCAGCAAAGTCGTAGCAGCTTTAAAGCCAAATTTAGGGCTTGGGCTTTATAAAAATGGTGATGAGTTTTTTGCTATTTTGTGTGAAAAAGATGAGCTTTACGCCTTGATGGACATAGCAATAAATTTAAATGAGAATATCATTGTTTGCGATTAGCTATAAATTCGTATAAAATCAACTAAAATTCATCTCTTTTTAGGTAAAATCTATCAAATTTTTATTTAAGGTTACAAATGGACGCAGAAAAGAAAAAAGCCCTTGATCTTGCGATAAAGCAGATAGATAAGGCATTTGGCAAAGGGGCGATGATTCGCCTTGGTGATAAGCAGATAGAACCGATAGATAGCATACCGACAGGTTCAATAGGGCTTGACTTAGGGCTTGGCATAGGCGGAGTGCCAAAGGGTAGGATTATTGAAATTTTTGGACCAGAGAGCTCTGGCAAGACAACACTTACTCTTCATATCATAGCACAAGCTCAAAAAGCTGGCGGGATTTGTGCATTTGTGGATGCAGAACACGCCTTAGATGTGAAATACGCTTCAAATTTAGGTGTAGATACAGACAATCTATACGTTTCACAGCCTGATTTTGGTGAACAAGCTCTTGATATGGTTGAGACGATGGCTCGTAGCGGTGCGATAGATCTTATCGTGGTTGATAGTGTCGCTGCACTTACGCCAAAAAATGAGATAGATGGCGATATGGGCGACACACACGTGGGGCTTCAAGCACGTTTAATGAGTCAAGCACTTAGAAAGCTAACAGGCGTTG
This portion of the Campylobacter anatolicus genome encodes:
- the recA gene encoding recombinase RecA is translated as MDAEKKKALDLAIKQIDKAFGKGAMIRLGDKQIEPIDSIPTGSIGLDLGLGIGGVPKGRIIEIFGPESSGKTTLTLHIIAQAQKAGGICAFVDAEHALDVKYASNLGVDTDNLYVSQPDFGEQALDMVETMARSGAIDLIVVDSVAALTPKNEIDGDMGDTHVGLQARLMSQALRKLTGVVHKMKTTVIFINQIRMKIGAMGYGTPETTTGGNALKFYASVRLDVRKVATLKQNDEPIGNKTKVRVVKNKVAPPFKTAEFDIMFGEGISHEGEIVDYGVKLDIIDKSGAWFSYKASKIGQGRENAKAYLKEHKEIADEIVEAIKNSIGIAKLLNGSKDDDDKDTIKTDEAGDE
- a CDS encoding menaquinone biosynthesis family protein, which translates into the protein MINLKDISVAHSPDADDVFMYQAIKFGWISSKNLKFSNVALDIQTLNDEALKGTYDATAISFSLYPLIKDDYALLRCAVSFGDGYGPKLVKKRGVKLKRNSRVALSGAHTTNALLFRVAYPDTRVVYKNFLEIENAVLSGEVDAGVLIHESILNFSDELEVEREIYDIWRELGGDGMPLPLGGMALRRSLTITDAIECERVLTKAVRIATSHKPFLSHMLMERNLVRVGKEQLKAYLNLYANESSISMDSFAINAVNKLFEIGYRYGFYAECINANDYLIPTEYNDIRFA
- a CDS encoding UDP-N-acetylmuramate dehydrogenase, which translates into the protein MTRVIDFTKFSSVRIGGVHEVAVINSPVESLCGAVLIGGANNLLVSPNPPKMAILGDAFDYINLNGDELEIGAAIKSSRIYNFAKQHNIANFEFLKNIPGTLGGLVKMNAGLCGFSISDTLTQVHLGRGWVSRDEIGFSYRFSSISEPIFGAKFKVKSGFSEVRANEFATKRSNQPRGASFGSCFVNPSGDYAGRLLEAVGLKGHIIGGAKFSEQHANFLINFNNATFDDAMSLISLAKELVLVEFGVELKTEVVVL
- the fliQ gene encoding flagellar biosynthesis protein FliQ, which translates into the protein MQSMLVSLGIETFKIALYLSLPMLLSGLIAGLLISIFQATTQINETTLSFVPKIILVVVVIIFLMPWMISLMVEFTTRMIEYIPEFVR
- a CDS encoding nicotinate phosphoribosyltransferase codes for the protein KFATNPQNLEIYALNDGDMISANEPVLKISGAYEDFGWLENIIDATLTRRSSVATNVYRTLKVANGKIVFSMADRQDEIVTQIGDGYATYVAGIDRVSTDAQGFWWGGTGMGTMPHALIQMCEGDVVKACEIYATTFPDEQVTALVDYNNDVITDAIKAANALKDRLGAVRVDTSKNLIDRFFDGKDVSGFDPHGVCRELIFALRDELDIHGFNHVKIVVSSGFTPEKIAEFERYGTPVDIYGVGSYSVINTTCGFTGDLVGLNGKAQAKFGRQNISSNRLEKVEFIDKI